A genomic region of Nostoc sp. UHCC 0702 contains the following coding sequences:
- a CDS encoding aminotransferase class I/II-fold pyridoxal phosphate-dependent enzyme, with product MLLENLVKFSSLVDILCDRALSQPNQLAFTFLHNTETEQVSLTYQELDQKAKAIAVVLKSMKATGERALLLYPPGIEFITAFFGCLYAGVIAVPVYPPRRNQRMNRLQAIVADAQAAFALTTTSVFTNIEHSFQQEPELAALHWLATDNITSNLAPDWQATKVNSDTLAFLQYTSGSTAAPKGVMVSHQNLLHNQLLIQQGFQHTQQTIVVGWLPLYHDMGLIGNVLQPLYMGVPCILMSPVAFLQRPVRWLEAISRYKATTSGGPNFAYDLCVSKITPEQRLNLDLSSWEVAFNGAEKVRAETMEQFTNAFAECGFSQKAFYPCYGLAEATLFVSGGLKAAAPVVVKVQTEALEQNQVLLSKAENGKVQKIVSCGRAILEQQIVIAHPETLTTCAPNQIGEIWVSGSSVAGGYWRRPVETENTFGAYLQDTGDGPFLRTGDLGFLQNGELFVTGRIKDLIVIRGRNHYPQDIELAAQTSHPALRPSASAAFAVEVDGSERLVVACEVERSYLRNGELDEVAKAIRQAIWHALELEVYGVVLLKTGRIPKTSSGKIQRLSCQAGFLAGSLDVLYTSSTKNIVKNISEQISTEPLSYSEPQMYLSASVAEISKQRANDVIDWFRSYANERINSRLIDERRSIPPHIVLDFGNRGLLGMQVPENYGGLALTNRDIMRVIEQIAASDLTLATFVGGNNTLGIRPIQRYATQALKDELLPVLSSGREMAALAITEPGAGSNPRAISATAVANGKGGWQLHGTKIWSGSAAWAGVINVFVQLLDANGQSSGMTAFVVRQGTPGLRIGPEALTMGMRGMVQNTIYLNDVPVEPSHLLWRPGAGMEVAQDTFMFARLGLGAISVGGMKRVAQLMHRYATRRSIATGSLLENPVTLARFSEVTAAITSVETLVNLIADLLDAGQNVPEEAYVACKTSGPEFLWKATDTLVQLLGGRGYLENNIAPQMLRDARLFRIFEGPTETLNMFLGSRVLHSSKELDYFLSHTLAAPAVSNRLQDAAQSINARCAANSAFGERSSASRWASVLIGELATYAIMLAAVQKAYQSNQSPAIGRAVEWTQMKFDLTLNRALMGTPDEFVVLSAKQTTNLVSSYAQAIGDLEQTVFGEDHAVDELLRQNSAASPTLINHSGEAISLNGKGLATNFPSLYTAESIQNWLTKWIANELAVELDAIDIHKSFAEYGLDSVTGVKLVSDLGNWLERELSANSTWDYPSIASLAEHLAQEIEIPVVTNSLGINEVSSKATSNGRTKYPDNNIQPIQTEIPPEYYNFDLSPEYRNLKERLEQIESMGGNPYFKIHEKVADNTIIINGQELINYSSYNYLGMCGDPLVTSAATEAIARYGTTVSASRVVSGEKPLHQELEKELAELVGAEDCIVYVSGHATNVTTIGHLFGSKDLIVYDSLIHNSVLEGCSLSGAKTLPFPHNNWESLDKILSDRRTEFQRVLVVIEGVYSVDGDIPNLPQFIEIKKRHKVFLMIDEAHSIGVLGKHGRGIGEYFNIDPSDVDLWMGTLSKAFASCGGYIAGSKALVEYLKYTAPGFLYSVGITPANAAAALTAIQVLKAEPQRVVKLQNRAKLFLKLARKYNIDTGMSKDSPVIPVIIGNSSQSIQLSQALFERGINVQPMIYPSVAENAARLRFFINCTHSEKQIRLTLDAIAQELARICPEYGVKV from the coding sequence TTGCTTTTAGAAAATCTCGTTAAATTCTCCAGTTTAGTAGATATATTGTGCGATCGGGCGCTCTCCCAACCAAACCAACTGGCATTTACCTTTTTGCACAACACAGAAACAGAACAAGTCAGCCTAACCTATCAAGAGTTAGACCAAAAGGCAAAAGCTATTGCTGTGGTGCTGAAGAGCATGAAAGCTACTGGAGAAAGGGCACTCCTACTCTACCCGCCTGGAATAGAATTTATTACTGCTTTTTTTGGGTGTTTGTATGCTGGAGTGATTGCCGTTCCTGTGTATCCACCGCGACGCAACCAACGCATGAATCGGTTGCAAGCCATAGTGGCTGACGCACAGGCTGCTTTCGCACTCACCACAACATCTGTCTTCACCAATATTGAACACAGCTTTCAACAAGAGCCAGAACTAGCAGCTTTACATTGGCTAGCTACCGACAATATTACCAGCAACCTTGCTCCTGATTGGCAGGCAACCAAGGTTAATAGCGACACACTGGCATTTCTTCAGTATACTTCCGGCTCCACCGCTGCTCCCAAAGGAGTAATGGTCAGCCATCAAAATCTCCTGCACAATCAATTATTAATCCAGCAAGGATTTCAACATACCCAGCAAACCATAGTTGTCGGTTGGTTGCCTTTATACCATGACATGGGTTTAATTGGCAATGTGCTGCAACCTTTGTATATGGGTGTGCCATGCATTCTCATGTCACCAGTAGCTTTTTTACAGCGTCCTGTGCGTTGGTTAGAAGCGATTTCTCGCTACAAAGCCACCACCAGCGGCGGCCCCAATTTTGCTTATGACTTGTGTGTCAGCAAAATTACTCCCGAACAGCGGTTAAATCTTGACCTGAGTAGCTGGGAGGTGGCTTTCAATGGAGCCGAAAAGGTACGCGCCGAAACTATGGAACAATTCACAAATGCCTTTGCTGAATGTGGATTTTCCCAAAAAGCATTTTACCCATGTTACGGGCTGGCAGAAGCAACATTATTTGTTTCTGGTGGACTGAAAGCTGCGGCACCTGTAGTTGTAAAAGTGCAGACCGAAGCTTTAGAGCAAAACCAAGTACTTCTATCAAAAGCAGAAAATGGAAAAGTCCAGAAAATTGTTAGCTGTGGTCGAGCCATCCTAGAACAACAAATTGTTATAGCCCACCCGGAAACATTAACTACTTGCGCCCCGAATCAAATCGGTGAAATCTGGGTTTCCGGTTCTAGCGTGGCTGGTGGTTACTGGAGGCGACCTGTTGAGACGGAAAATACCTTCGGTGCATACTTGCAAGATACAGGTGATGGCCCATTTCTGCGTACTGGAGATTTGGGCTTTTTGCAAAATGGTGAACTATTTGTTACAGGTCGCATTAAAGACTTAATTGTGATCCGGGGTCGCAATCATTACCCCCAAGATATTGAACTGGCTGCCCAAACAAGTCACCCAGCTTTGCGACCAAGCGCCAGCGCTGCCTTTGCAGTTGAAGTTGATGGCAGTGAACGCTTAGTAGTGGCTTGTGAGGTAGAGCGCAGTTACTTACGGAATGGAGAATTGGACGAAGTAGCAAAAGCTATCCGTCAGGCAATATGGCACGCATTAGAACTAGAAGTCTATGGCGTGGTGCTGTTGAAAACTGGCCGCATCCCGAAAACTTCTAGTGGTAAAATTCAACGCCTCAGTTGTCAAGCTGGCTTTTTAGCTGGCAGTTTAGATGTTTTGTATACTTCCAGTACCAAAAATATAGTAAAAAATATTTCTGAGCAAATCTCTACAGAACCTCTCAGTTATTCAGAACCACAAATGTATTTATCGGCATCAGTTGCGGAAATTAGCAAACAGCGGGCAAACGATGTTATCGATTGGTTTCGCAGTTACGCCAATGAACGCATTAATTCTCGTCTCATTGATGAGCGTCGTTCCATACCACCGCATATTGTACTTGATTTTGGCAATCGCGGCCTTTTGGGGATGCAAGTACCTGAAAATTACGGAGGACTGGCACTCACCAACCGCGACATCATGCGCGTCATTGAACAAATTGCCGCCAGCGATTTAACACTGGCGACCTTTGTCGGTGGCAATAATACTTTGGGTATTCGTCCCATCCAACGTTACGCCACACAAGCGCTCAAAGATGAACTTTTACCCGTACTTTCCTCTGGTCGGGAAATGGCTGCACTGGCAATCACAGAACCCGGTGCAGGCTCGAACCCTAGAGCCATTTCAGCCACAGCTGTGGCCAATGGTAAGGGTGGCTGGCAATTGCATGGTACGAAAATTTGGAGTGGTTCGGCTGCTTGGGCTGGTGTCATTAACGTTTTTGTCCAACTTTTAGATGCTAACGGACAATCGAGTGGCATGACTGCTTTTGTTGTACGTCAAGGAACACCAGGCTTGCGAATTGGCCCCGAAGCTTTGACCATGGGAATGCGGGGCATGGTGCAAAATACTATCTATCTCAACGATGTACCAGTAGAACCCAGCCATCTGCTTTGGCGACCAGGAGCAGGGATGGAAGTCGCCCAGGATACATTCATGTTTGCTCGGTTGGGTTTAGGGGCCATCAGTGTGGGGGGGATGAAACGAGTAGCACAACTCATGCACCGTTATGCAACTCGGCGTTCTATCGCTACTGGGAGTTTGCTAGAAAATCCGGTGACATTGGCGCGGTTTAGTGAAGTGACAGCAGCCATTACTTCGGTAGAAACACTAGTTAATTTGATAGCAGATTTACTGGATGCAGGGCAGAATGTACCCGAAGAGGCGTATGTAGCTTGTAAAACTTCAGGGCCAGAATTCTTGTGGAAAGCTACTGATACCCTGGTGCAACTGCTGGGGGGTCGTGGCTATCTGGAAAATAATATTGCACCCCAGATGCTTCGAGATGCGAGACTCTTCCGCATTTTTGAAGGGCCTACGGAAACGCTGAACATGTTCCTGGGATCGCGAGTTTTACACAGCAGCAAGGAACTAGATTATTTTCTCTCTCATACTTTAGCAGCGCCAGCTGTCTCGAATCGTTTGCAAGATGCTGCCCAAAGCATTAATGCTCGTTGTGCAGCAAATTCTGCTTTTGGTGAGCGTTCCTCGGCAAGTCGTTGGGCATCTGTTTTAATTGGGGAATTAGCTACATATGCCATAATGCTTGCAGCAGTGCAAAAAGCATATCAGTCCAACCAATCCCCAGCAATCGGCCGGGCTGTGGAATGGACACAAATGAAGTTTGATTTGACACTGAATAGAGCATTAATGGGTACACCAGATGAATTTGTCGTGCTGAGTGCCAAGCAAACCACAAATCTTGTATCCAGCTATGCCCAAGCAATTGGGGATTTAGAACAAACAGTATTTGGTGAAGATCATGCAGTTGACGAGTTACTGCGTCAAAATTCAGCAGCAAGTCCAACTTTGATTAATCACTCTGGGGAAGCCATCAGTTTGAATGGTAAAGGTTTGGCAACAAATTTTCCATCTCTTTACACTGCTGAATCGATTCAAAATTGGTTAACAAAATGGATAGCCAACGAATTAGCAGTCGAGTTGGATGCCATTGATATTCACAAGTCCTTTGCTGAATATGGGCTAGATTCAGTCACCGGAGTCAAACTTGTTAGTGATTTGGGTAATTGGTTAGAACGCGAACTTTCAGCCAATAGTACATGGGACTACCCCAGCATTGCCAGCCTGGCCGAACATCTAGCCCAAGAAATAGAGATTCCCGTTGTAACTAATTCACTTGGTATAAATGAAGTGTCATCAAAAGCAACTAGTAATGGCAGAACCAAATATCCAGACAACAATATTCAACCGATACAAACGGAAATTCCGCCCGAATACTATAACTTTGACCTTTCCCCAGAGTACCGCAATCTCAAAGAGCGACTTGAACAAATAGAATCGATGGGTGGAAACCCCTATTTTAAAATACATGAAAAAGTAGCTGATAACACGATAATTATTAACGGGCAGGAATTAATTAATTACTCCAGTTACAACTACTTGGGCATGTGTGGCGATCCCTTAGTGACTAGTGCAGCTACTGAAGCGATCGCTCGTTATGGTACCACTGTCTCAGCCAGTCGTGTGGTGTCAGGTGAAAAGCCGTTACACCAAGAACTAGAAAAGGAACTGGCAGAACTTGTAGGCGCTGAAGACTGTATCGTTTATGTCAGTGGACACGCCACCAATGTCACCACCATCGGGCATTTATTTGGGTCGAAAGACTTAATAGTGTACGACTCACTCATCCACAACAGTGTTTTAGAGGGTTGCTCATTATCTGGTGCCAAGACTCTCCCCTTCCCACACAACAACTGGGAGTCACTCGATAAAATATTAAGCGATCGCCGAACCGAATTTCAAAGAGTGTTAGTAGTCATAGAAGGCGTGTACAGCGTCGATGGCGACATTCCCAATCTACCCCAGTTTATCGAAATCAAGAAGCGCCACAAAGTATTCCTGATGATAGATGAGGCCCATTCCATCGGTGTGTTAGGAAAACACGGCCGTGGCATTGGCGAGTATTTCAATATTGACCCCAGCGATGTCGATTTGTGGATGGGTACCTTAAGCAAAGCCTTTGCCAGTTGTGGTGGCTACATTGCAGGTAGCAAAGCATTAGTGGAATACCTAAAATATACGGCCCCAGGCTTTTTGTATAGCGTTGGCATCACACCAGCCAACGCCGCCGCCGCCTTGACAGCCATTCAAGTACTCAAAGCCGAACCACAGCGAGTAGTGAAACTGCAAAATCGCGCCAAACTCTTTTTAAAACTAGCCCGTAAATACAACATAGATACAGGAATGTCTAAAGATTCACCTGTAATTCCGGTAATTATCGGCAACTCCTCACAAAGCATCCAACTTTCACAAGCACTTTTTGAACGTGGGATCAACGTCCAACCAATGATTTATCCCTCAGTAGCAGAGAATGCAGCGCGTTTACGCTTCTTCATCAATTGTACTCATAGCGAAAAGCAAATTCGCTTGACCTTAGATGCGATCGCTCAAGAATTAGCTAGAATTTGTCCTGAGTATGGAGTGAAGGTATAA
- a CDS encoding SDR family oxidoreductase — translation MAGKETFQAVVITGASSGIGEACAIYLDNLGYQVFAGVRREVDGQQLKTKTSARLTPLLLDVTDEASIKAAANTVSAALNDVNLAGLVNNAGIAVAGPLEFLPIDELRKQLEINVIGQIAVTQAFLPLLRKAQGRVINISSDNGKVAVPFLGPYSASKFALEAITDALRVELQPWGIEVVIIEPGTVTTPIWDKSISLADDIWNKLPPQALELYSLAVDATRNTAKKLSQNGFPASDVAKTVVKALSAKKPKTRYVVGWDAQMSIWLSKILSDRLLDQLIIQYLGLPKKS, via the coding sequence ATGGCTGGCAAAGAGACTTTTCAAGCAGTGGTAATTACTGGTGCATCAAGTGGAATAGGTGAAGCTTGTGCTATTTACCTAGATAATTTAGGATACCAGGTATTTGCTGGTGTACGTCGTGAGGTTGATGGTCAGCAGTTAAAAACTAAAACCTCAGCTAGATTGACACCGTTGTTGTTAGATGTCACCGATGAAGCATCAATTAAAGCAGCGGCAAACACTGTTAGCGCAGCTTTGAATGATGTTAATCTGGCTGGTTTAGTCAACAATGCTGGTATAGCCGTAGCTGGGCCACTGGAATTCCTTCCCATTGATGAGTTAAGAAAGCAACTGGAAATAAATGTGATTGGACAGATAGCTGTCACCCAGGCATTTTTGCCACTTTTGAGAAAGGCGCAAGGTCGTGTAATTAACATTAGTTCTGACAACGGCAAAGTTGCTGTGCCTTTTCTGGGCCCTTATTCCGCTTCCAAATTTGCATTAGAAGCAATTACAGATGCACTGCGGGTAGAACTGCAACCTTGGGGTATTGAGGTTGTGATTATTGAACCTGGCACCGTGACAACGCCAATTTGGGATAAGTCTATAAGCTTAGCTGATGATATCTGGAATAAATTGCCGCCTCAAGCGCTGGAATTATACTCACTAGCGGTAGATGCCACTCGTAACACAGCCAAAAAGTTGAGCCAAAATGGTTTTCCTGCCTCAGATGTTGCCAAAACTGTGGTGAAAGCACTGAGTGCTAAAAAACCAAAAACTCGTTATGTAGTAGGATGGGATGCCCAAATGAGTATCTGGCTGTCTAAAATTTTAAGCGATCGCCTGCTTGATCAACTGATTATTCAATACCTTGGTTTACCAAAAAAATCCTAA
- a CDS encoding aromatic ring-hydroxylating dioxygenase subunit alpha, which translates to MELQKPHLTPPLTKGHISVARMTNYWYIACQSQELTDKPLVRTIIGIPLVLFRGGDGKAAALLDRCPHRNIALSLGRVVNGNLECGYHGWQFDGSGTCQVVPGLCSVPDQNGTKAVTYPVIEQDGFVWVFGNADIKPETLPYQFPNINDNSYTTWREEFAYECTLHAALENVTDVPHTSFVHTGLFRSAAKTKQITAAVRQQPNGVEIEYLDEPRPSGLAAQIIAPNVTEVNHFDRFLLPSIAQVEYRFGNNYNLLVTQALTPVSDFYNRNFVVVTFRLGLPGWVMQPLVKFLLSSIIRQDAVILKAQAENIRRFGGEQFMSTDVDLVSSQIWFMLQQAERGELRSPKEITEKLVQILV; encoded by the coding sequence ATGGAACTACAAAAACCACATCTAACTCCGCCATTGACCAAGGGACATATCTCTGTAGCACGGATGACAAACTATTGGTACATTGCTTGTCAGTCCCAAGAATTAACTGATAAGCCACTTGTCCGTACAATTATTGGTATTCCCCTGGTGCTTTTTCGGGGAGGAGATGGTAAGGCTGCTGCGCTTTTAGATAGATGTCCGCACCGTAATATAGCGCTGTCTTTGGGACGGGTTGTCAACGGTAATCTCGAATGTGGCTATCACGGGTGGCAGTTCGACGGTAGCGGTACTTGTCAAGTTGTACCTGGTCTGTGCAGTGTTCCAGATCAGAATGGTACAAAAGCAGTAACATACCCAGTCATTGAGCAAGATGGCTTTGTATGGGTTTTTGGCAATGCTGATATCAAGCCAGAAACACTTCCCTACCAGTTTCCCAACATTAATGACAACAGTTATACAACTTGGCGTGAAGAGTTTGCTTATGAGTGTACTCTCCATGCTGCTTTAGAGAATGTCACGGACGTACCACATACTAGCTTTGTTCACACAGGTTTGTTCCGTAGCGCTGCCAAAACAAAACAAATCACGGCAGCCGTTAGACAACAGCCGAATGGTGTTGAAATTGAGTACCTTGACGAACCACGTCCTAGCGGTCTTGCCGCCCAAATCATTGCACCGAATGTGACGGAAGTCAACCATTTTGATCGCTTTCTACTACCATCCATCGCCCAAGTAGAGTATCGGTTTGGAAACAACTATAACCTGCTGGTTACTCAAGCTTTAACCCCTGTGTCTGATTTCTATAACCGCAACTTTGTGGTTGTCACTTTTCGTTTAGGACTCCCTGGTTGGGTGATGCAACCTTTGGTGAAGTTTTTATTGTCAAGTATTATCCGTCAGGATGCTGTTATTCTCAAAGCTCAGGCGGAGAATATTCGCCGTTTTGGCGGTGAACAATTTATGTCTACAGATGTTGACTTAGTAAGTTCTCAAATTTGGTTTATGCTTCAGCAAGCAGAACGTGGTGAATTGCGCTCACCGAAGGAGATTACGGAAAAGCTTGTTCAAATTCTTGTTTAG
- a CDS encoding type II toxin-antitoxin system HicA family toxin, with protein sequence MGASFTPELKKMLLEARCYFERQGKEDHEIWYSPITDRRFVVDGFIRKMGLKPWY encoded by the coding sequence ATGGGTGCATCGTTTACTCCTGAGTTGAAAAAGATGCTTTTGGAAGCTAGATGCTATTTTGAACGACAAGGCAAAGAGGATCATGAAATTTGGTACAGTCCAATCACAGATCGTCGCTTTGTTGTAGATGGATTTATCAGAAAAATGGGTTTAAAACCTTGGTATTAA
- a CDS encoding DUF1902 domain-containing protein, giving the protein MTQITFKVEAFWDSDAEVWVATSDDVPGLVTEASTIEVLTQKLREMIPELIILNRIIPPDYMGSIAIRFDF; this is encoded by the coding sequence ATGACACAAATCACATTTAAGGTAGAAGCATTTTGGGATTCAGACGCAGAAGTTTGGGTTGCAACTAGTGATGATGTACCTGGTTTGGTGACAGAAGCTTCTACAATTGAGGTTTTGACGCAAAAGCTGCGAGAAATGATTCCAGAACTCATCATACTGAACAGAATCATTCCTCCTGACTACATGGGTTCTATAGCAATCCGATTTGATTTCTGA